In Euwallacea fornicatus isolate EFF26 chromosome 26, ASM4011564v1, whole genome shotgun sequence, one DNA window encodes the following:
- the LOC136347080 gene encoding uncharacterized protein isoform X1 has product MPGPRVILVLISLLFLGDGALGDSDLRSAMDAIDRRQRELAEYEETQQYGFPYDQLDDVTFLNNAADGRGNDKDYLDDDGYDPYSKRLTSSFRERLEEDRERQMEELTNLYNKLENSGGIDKSNLRDPWERRYGNDINYVNSALAKRYYPIYGLKNVGLRKRERYVDEEEEPIFSVHHHVPRTDESQYQTNYVNRHLRRSSHVPYDRSKVFYVSKRSSPYPNEEKPSVKKQTDPKVEKDLKTIFGSDQKEIDANKLGEGVSSTANPSESVTVKKTENPPPPRKIEKKDKPKMDITKEGDINKEVFSPVAPQTAKTLSLKKKSIDWSDYFGLDRRKKSDNELDKEWLMERYHKAIAVTAKKRNADLPFQGFKASDSEALRKEDQEEHKITKIDKKLEKLEDKIVEEALKYTGAHQQDHDTKQVQQIKDNIISRLAQAYNVEKMRNALAEYKIEIERARKEVEKVKNDDKSIGETTMEEKRVSVPRKEAIDDGIDVRDGADNKIKCTTEEDCHEQNYKLPSDIFDLHFSNLGLECPVIDRACADVTSVIGYYGRVFEAACHIHQMCLLCSNNSWFSPTRHCNALFLTKAYELCLGKEECKKEANRSVRYLLEVNKSLQAQAALSDQCELQCPDILSK; this is encoded by the exons ATGCCGGGGCCTCGCGTCATTTTGGTCCTCATCTCCTTATTATTCTTGGGGGATGGGGCATTGGGGGACAGTGACTTGAGGAGCGCCATGGATGCCATAGACCGACGCCAAAGAGAATTAGCCGAATACGAAGAAACTCAGCAATATGGTTTCCCTTACGATCAGCTGGATGACGTGACCTTTTTAAATAACGCTGCAG ATGGTCGTGGGAACGACAAAGACTATTTGGACGACGACGGTTACGATCCGTATAGCAAAAGACTAACCTCCTCTTTCAGAGAACGATTGGAAGAAGACCGAGAGAGGCAAATGGAAGAGCTGACGAACCTTTATAACAAATTGGAGAATTCTGGTG GTATTGACAAGAGCAACTTAAGAGACCCGTGGGAACGTCGCTATGGGAATGATATCAATTACGTCAACAGCGCACTTGCAAAGCGTTATTATCCAATTTACGGACTTAAGAATGTAGGTCTCAGGAAACGGGAGAGATACGTCGACGAGGAGGAAGAACCTATTTTTTCG gTCCATCATCATGTTCCGCGTACTGATGAATCGCAGTATCAAACGAATTACGTAAACAGGCACCTGCGAAGAAGCTCGCACGTCCCTTACGATAGAAGCAAAGTATTTTACGTCTCCAAGAGGAGCAGCCCTTACCCGAATGAGGAAAAGCCATCGGTTAAGAAACAGACCGACCCCAAGGTGGAAAAGGACTTGAAAACGATTTTCGGCAGCGATCAAAAAGAAATAGATGCCAACAAGTTGGGCGAGGGGGTCTCTAGCACTGCAAATCCATCGGAAAGTGTTACGGTGAAAAAAACCGAAAACCCGCCTCCGCcgaggaaaattgaaaaaaaggaCAAACCTAAAATGGATATTACGAAGGAAGGTGACATAAACAAGGAAGTGTTTTCTCCTGTGGCTCCTCAGACTGCAAAAACTTTAAGTCTTAAGAAAAAGTCAATCGACTGGTCCGACTACTTCGGTCTGGATAGACGCAAGAAGTCCGATAATGAATTAGACAAAGAGTG GCTCATGGAAAGATACCATAAAGCCATTGCAGTGACGGCCAAAAAGAGGAATGCCGATTTGCCCTTCCAAGGGTTTAAAGCCAGCGATAGCGAAGCGTTGAGAAAAGAAGACCAAGAGGAGcacaaaataactaaaatagacaagaaacttgaaaaactcGAAGACAAAATTGTCGAAGAAGCCTTAAAGTACACCGGTGCTCACCAGCAGGACCACGATACGAAACAG GTTCAACAAATAAAGGACAACATAATATCTAGACTGGCGCAGGCGTACAACGTTGAAAAAATGCGAAACGCTTTGGCAGAGTACAAAATTGAGATAGAGCGGGCGCGTAAAGAAGTTGAGAAAGTTAAAAACGATGACAAGAGTATTGGTGAAACTACTATGGAAGAAAAACGTGTTTCCGTGCCCAGAAAAGAAGCCATAGATGATGGCATCGATGTCCGCGATGGAGCCgacaacaaaattaaatgcacCACCGAGGAGGACTGTCACGAGCAAAATTACAAACTCCCTTCAGACATTTTTGACCTGCACTTCTCGAATTTGGGACTAG agtGTCCAGTAATCGACCGGGCTTGCGCGGACGTCACCTCCGTGATCGGCTATTATGGACGCGTGTTCGAAGCAGCCTGCCACATCCATCAAATGTGTCTCTTATGC AGCAACAACAGTTGGTTTTCGCCCACGAGACACTGCAACGCCCTCTTCCTCACCAAAGCCTACGAGCTGTGTCTGGGCAAAGAGGAGTGCAAAAAGGAGGCGAACCGTTCCGTGAGGTACCTCCTGGAAGTGAACAAGTCCCTTCAAGCTCAGGCAGCGTTGAGCGACCAATGTGAATTGCAATGCCCGGATATTTTGTCCAAATAA
- the LOC136347080 gene encoding uncharacterized protein isoform X3, translated as MPGPRVILVLISLLFLGDGALGDSDLRSAMDAIDRRQRELAEYEETQQYGFPYDQLDDVTFLNNAADGRGNDKDYLDDDGYDPYSKRLTSSFRERLEEDRERQMEELTNLYNKLENSGGIDKSNLRDPWERRYGNDINYVNSALAKRYYPIYGLKNVGLRKRERYVDEEEEPIFSVHHHVPRTDESQYQTNYVNRHLRRSSHVPYDRSKVFYVSKRSSPYPNEEKPSVKKQTDPKVEKDLKTIFGSDQKEIDANKLGEGVSSTANPSESVTVKKTENPPPPRKIEKKDKPKMDITKEGDINKEVFSPVAPQTAKTLSLKKKSIDWSDYFGLDRRKKSDNELDKELMERYHKAIAVTAKKRNADLPFQGFKASDSEALRKEDQEEHKITKIDKKLEKLEDKIVEEALKYTGAHQQDHDTKQVQQIKDNIISRLAQAYNVEKMRNALAEYKIEIERARKEVEKVKNDDKSIGETTMEEKRVSVPRKEAIDDGIDVRDGADNKIKCTTEEDCHEQNYKLPSDIFDLHFSNLGLECPVIDRACADVTSVIGYYGRVFEAACHIHQMCLLCSNNSWFSPTRHCNALFLTKAYELCLGKEECKKEANRSVRYLLEVNKSLQAQAALSDQCELQCPDILSK; from the exons ATGCCGGGGCCTCGCGTCATTTTGGTCCTCATCTCCTTATTATTCTTGGGGGATGGGGCATTGGGGGACAGTGACTTGAGGAGCGCCATGGATGCCATAGACCGACGCCAAAGAGAATTAGCCGAATACGAAGAAACTCAGCAATATGGTTTCCCTTACGATCAGCTGGATGACGTGACCTTTTTAAATAACGCTGCAG ATGGTCGTGGGAACGACAAAGACTATTTGGACGACGACGGTTACGATCCGTATAGCAAAAGACTAACCTCCTCTTTCAGAGAACGATTGGAAGAAGACCGAGAGAGGCAAATGGAAGAGCTGACGAACCTTTATAACAAATTGGAGAATTCTGGTG GTATTGACAAGAGCAACTTAAGAGACCCGTGGGAACGTCGCTATGGGAATGATATCAATTACGTCAACAGCGCACTTGCAAAGCGTTATTATCCAATTTACGGACTTAAGAATGTAGGTCTCAGGAAACGGGAGAGATACGTCGACGAGGAGGAAGAACCTATTTTTTCG gTCCATCATCATGTTCCGCGTACTGATGAATCGCAGTATCAAACGAATTACGTAAACAGGCACCTGCGAAGAAGCTCGCACGTCCCTTACGATAGAAGCAAAGTATTTTACGTCTCCAAGAGGAGCAGCCCTTACCCGAATGAGGAAAAGCCATCGGTTAAGAAACAGACCGACCCCAAGGTGGAAAAGGACTTGAAAACGATTTTCGGCAGCGATCAAAAAGAAATAGATGCCAACAAGTTGGGCGAGGGGGTCTCTAGCACTGCAAATCCATCGGAAAGTGTTACGGTGAAAAAAACCGAAAACCCGCCTCCGCcgaggaaaattgaaaaaaaggaCAAACCTAAAATGGATATTACGAAGGAAGGTGACATAAACAAGGAAGTGTTTTCTCCTGTGGCTCCTCAGACTGCAAAAACTTTAAGTCTTAAGAAAAAGTCAATCGACTGGTCCGACTACTTCGGTCTGGATAGACGCAAGAAGTCCGATAATGAATTAGACAAAGA GCTCATGGAAAGATACCATAAAGCCATTGCAGTGACGGCCAAAAAGAGGAATGCCGATTTGCCCTTCCAAGGGTTTAAAGCCAGCGATAGCGAAGCGTTGAGAAAAGAAGACCAAGAGGAGcacaaaataactaaaatagacaagaaacttgaaaaactcGAAGACAAAATTGTCGAAGAAGCCTTAAAGTACACCGGTGCTCACCAGCAGGACCACGATACGAAACAG GTTCAACAAATAAAGGACAACATAATATCTAGACTGGCGCAGGCGTACAACGTTGAAAAAATGCGAAACGCTTTGGCAGAGTACAAAATTGAGATAGAGCGGGCGCGTAAAGAAGTTGAGAAAGTTAAAAACGATGACAAGAGTATTGGTGAAACTACTATGGAAGAAAAACGTGTTTCCGTGCCCAGAAAAGAAGCCATAGATGATGGCATCGATGTCCGCGATGGAGCCgacaacaaaattaaatgcacCACCGAGGAGGACTGTCACGAGCAAAATTACAAACTCCCTTCAGACATTTTTGACCTGCACTTCTCGAATTTGGGACTAG agtGTCCAGTAATCGACCGGGCTTGCGCGGACGTCACCTCCGTGATCGGCTATTATGGACGCGTGTTCGAAGCAGCCTGCCACATCCATCAAATGTGTCTCTTATGC AGCAACAACAGTTGGTTTTCGCCCACGAGACACTGCAACGCCCTCTTCCTCACCAAAGCCTACGAGCTGTGTCTGGGCAAAGAGGAGTGCAAAAAGGAGGCGAACCGTTCCGTGAGGTACCTCCTGGAAGTGAACAAGTCCCTTCAAGCTCAGGCAGCGTTGAGCGACCAATGTGAATTGCAATGCCCGGATATTTTGTCCAAATAA
- the LOC136347080 gene encoding uncharacterized protein isoform X2 — protein MPGPRVILVLISLLFLGDGALGDSDLRSAMDAIDRRQRELAEYEETQQYGFPYDQLDDVTFLNNAADGRGNDKDYLDDDGYDPYSKRLTSSFRERLEEDRERQMEELTNLYNKLENSGIDKSNLRDPWERRYGNDINYVNSALAKRYYPIYGLKNVGLRKRERYVDEEEEPIFSVHHHVPRTDESQYQTNYVNRHLRRSSHVPYDRSKVFYVSKRSSPYPNEEKPSVKKQTDPKVEKDLKTIFGSDQKEIDANKLGEGVSSTANPSESVTVKKTENPPPPRKIEKKDKPKMDITKEGDINKEVFSPVAPQTAKTLSLKKKSIDWSDYFGLDRRKKSDNELDKEWLMERYHKAIAVTAKKRNADLPFQGFKASDSEALRKEDQEEHKITKIDKKLEKLEDKIVEEALKYTGAHQQDHDTKQVQQIKDNIISRLAQAYNVEKMRNALAEYKIEIERARKEVEKVKNDDKSIGETTMEEKRVSVPRKEAIDDGIDVRDGADNKIKCTTEEDCHEQNYKLPSDIFDLHFSNLGLECPVIDRACADVTSVIGYYGRVFEAACHIHQMCLLCSNNSWFSPTRHCNALFLTKAYELCLGKEECKKEANRSVRYLLEVNKSLQAQAALSDQCELQCPDILSK, from the exons ATGCCGGGGCCTCGCGTCATTTTGGTCCTCATCTCCTTATTATTCTTGGGGGATGGGGCATTGGGGGACAGTGACTTGAGGAGCGCCATGGATGCCATAGACCGACGCCAAAGAGAATTAGCCGAATACGAAGAAACTCAGCAATATGGTTTCCCTTACGATCAGCTGGATGACGTGACCTTTTTAAATAACGCTGCAG ATGGTCGTGGGAACGACAAAGACTATTTGGACGACGACGGTTACGATCCGTATAGCAAAAGACTAACCTCCTCTTTCAGAGAACGATTGGAAGAAGACCGAGAGAGGCAAATGGAAGAGCTGACGAACCTTTATAACAAATTGGAGAATTCTG GTATTGACAAGAGCAACTTAAGAGACCCGTGGGAACGTCGCTATGGGAATGATATCAATTACGTCAACAGCGCACTTGCAAAGCGTTATTATCCAATTTACGGACTTAAGAATGTAGGTCTCAGGAAACGGGAGAGATACGTCGACGAGGAGGAAGAACCTATTTTTTCG gTCCATCATCATGTTCCGCGTACTGATGAATCGCAGTATCAAACGAATTACGTAAACAGGCACCTGCGAAGAAGCTCGCACGTCCCTTACGATAGAAGCAAAGTATTTTACGTCTCCAAGAGGAGCAGCCCTTACCCGAATGAGGAAAAGCCATCGGTTAAGAAACAGACCGACCCCAAGGTGGAAAAGGACTTGAAAACGATTTTCGGCAGCGATCAAAAAGAAATAGATGCCAACAAGTTGGGCGAGGGGGTCTCTAGCACTGCAAATCCATCGGAAAGTGTTACGGTGAAAAAAACCGAAAACCCGCCTCCGCcgaggaaaattgaaaaaaaggaCAAACCTAAAATGGATATTACGAAGGAAGGTGACATAAACAAGGAAGTGTTTTCTCCTGTGGCTCCTCAGACTGCAAAAACTTTAAGTCTTAAGAAAAAGTCAATCGACTGGTCCGACTACTTCGGTCTGGATAGACGCAAGAAGTCCGATAATGAATTAGACAAAGAGTG GCTCATGGAAAGATACCATAAAGCCATTGCAGTGACGGCCAAAAAGAGGAATGCCGATTTGCCCTTCCAAGGGTTTAAAGCCAGCGATAGCGAAGCGTTGAGAAAAGAAGACCAAGAGGAGcacaaaataactaaaatagacaagaaacttgaaaaactcGAAGACAAAATTGTCGAAGAAGCCTTAAAGTACACCGGTGCTCACCAGCAGGACCACGATACGAAACAG GTTCAACAAATAAAGGACAACATAATATCTAGACTGGCGCAGGCGTACAACGTTGAAAAAATGCGAAACGCTTTGGCAGAGTACAAAATTGAGATAGAGCGGGCGCGTAAAGAAGTTGAGAAAGTTAAAAACGATGACAAGAGTATTGGTGAAACTACTATGGAAGAAAAACGTGTTTCCGTGCCCAGAAAAGAAGCCATAGATGATGGCATCGATGTCCGCGATGGAGCCgacaacaaaattaaatgcacCACCGAGGAGGACTGTCACGAGCAAAATTACAAACTCCCTTCAGACATTTTTGACCTGCACTTCTCGAATTTGGGACTAG agtGTCCAGTAATCGACCGGGCTTGCGCGGACGTCACCTCCGTGATCGGCTATTATGGACGCGTGTTCGAAGCAGCCTGCCACATCCATCAAATGTGTCTCTTATGC AGCAACAACAGTTGGTTTTCGCCCACGAGACACTGCAACGCCCTCTTCCTCACCAAAGCCTACGAGCTGTGTCTGGGCAAAGAGGAGTGCAAAAAGGAGGCGAACCGTTCCGTGAGGTACCTCCTGGAAGTGAACAAGTCCCTTCAAGCTCAGGCAGCGTTGAGCGACCAATGTGAATTGCAATGCCCGGATATTTTGTCCAAATAA